The stretch of DNA ATCAATCTCATTATCAAAGTGGCCAATGTTACAAACGATGGCTTGATTCTTCATCTTGACCATATGGTCGTGTGTAATCACATGGTAGTTACCAGTTGCCGAAACAAAGATATCCGCTTTATCTGCAGCGTAATCCATTGTGACAACGCGGTAGCCCTCCATCGCAGCTTGCAATGCACAAATTGGATCCACTTCAGTAACCCAAACTTGAGCAGACAAAGCACGCAGAGCTTGTGCTGAACCCTTACCTACGTCGCCATAACCACAAACAACGGCAACCTTACCGGCAACCATCACATCAGTTGCACGCTTGATCGCGTCGACCAAAGACTCGCGGCAACCATAGAGGTTATCAAACTTACTCTTGGTAACAGAGTCATTGACGTTAATAGCCGGGAACTTTAATTCGCCCTTAGCAAACATCTGATAGAGGCGATGTACACCAGTAGTGGTCTCTTCTGTAACGCCTTTAACTTTTTCTAAACGGGTGGAATACCAAGTTGGGTCTTGCGCCAATTTCTTTTTGATGGCCGCAAACAAAATAGTTTCTTCTTCGCTAGTTGGGTGATTCAAGCAAGCCTGATCTTTCTCAGCGCTTGCACCGAGGTGCAGCAACAAAGTCGCATCACCACCGTCATCCAAAATCATATTAGTGAAGCCGCCATCAGCCCACTCAAAAATACGGTGGGTGTAATCCCAGTATTGCTCAAGCGTTTCACCCTTGATCGCAAACACCGGTGTGCCGTTAGCAGCAATCGCTGCAGCAGCGTGGTCTTGTGTAGAGAAAATATTGCAAGATGCCCACTGCACTTCAGCGCCAAGCGCTTCCAGCGTCTCGATCAAAACTGCAGTTTGAATGGTCATATGCAATGAGCCAGTGATGCGCGCACCACGCAATGGCTGCTGCGCTGCGAACTCATCGCGAATGGCGATAAGACCTGGCATTTCAGTTTCAGCAATGGCGATTTCTTTACGGCCAAAGTCAGCCAAAGAAATATCAGCAATAGCGCAACGGGTTGCTACAAAGTTATCTAAATCGGAAACGGTACTCATGAATGCTCCAGCTAAATACGATCCAATGCTGGAGTAGAAACTCGCTAGCCATTGAATCATGGGTTAGCGAGCGCAGTTGCAATTAGCAAACTCTGGGGTTACCTAGGAGTTCACTCCCTTCAAGCCTGGGGAAACACTGGTTCTCAGTATTCCTTGCAACGCTCCTTGAAGGTATGGCGAAATTGTAATCAATTTCGCCATATTTCGCCTCAAAACAAAACATACTGCCAATTTACTACCTAGAAAGCAGATTACAAGCCAGCTGCCGCACGTAATGCAGGCGCCTTATCGCACTGCTCCCAAGTAAATTCTGGCTCTTCACGACCAAAGTGGCCATATGCAGCAGTCTTGCGATAAATCGGACGCAAGAGGTTCAACATCTTGACGATGCCTTTTGGACGCAAGTCAAAATGCTCAGATACCAGTTGCGCAATCTTTTCATCAGAGATCTTGCCAGTGCCAAAGGTGCTGACCATTACTGAAGTTGGCTTCGCCACACCAATTGCGTAAGAGATCTGAATCAAGCACTTGCTTGCCAAACCAGCAGCAACTACGTTCTTCGCTACATAACGACCAGCATAGGCAGCAGAACGATCTACCTTAGAAGGATCCTTACCTGAGAATGCACCACCACCGTGAGGGGCCGCACCGCCGTAAGTGTCCACAATAATCTTACGACCTGTTAGCCCACAATCGCCTTGCGGGCCACCGATCACAAATCGACCTGTTGGGTTCACCAAGAAGTTAATTGCACCTTTGATCAAGTGCTTTGGTAGCACTGGTTTGATGATTTCTTCGATCACTGCTTCACGTAATTTCTCAAGAGAAATATCTTCATCATGCTGCGTGGAGAGAACCACGGTATCGATTGAGTCAGGCTTGCCATCCACATAACGCAAGGTCACTTGAGACTTGGCATCTGGGCGCAGCCAGTTCAAACGGCCATCACGGCGCAATTGAGATTGACGCTCTACCAAACGGTGTGACAAATGAATCGGTAAAGGCATGAGCTCTGTCGTTTCATCACAGGCATAACCAAACATCAAGCCTTGATCACCAGCACCTTGATCCAAGCCATCGTCATGCGCCTTATCAACGCCTTGAGCGATATCAGGGCTTTGCTTGTCATAGGCAACCAAAACCGCACAACCTTTGTAGTCAATGCCGTAGTCAGTATTGTCGTAACCAATTTCACGCAAAGTGTTACGGGCTACTTGGATATAGTCCACGTTGGCATTTGTAGTAATCTCACCAGCCAACACTACCAAGCCGGTATTACACAAAGTTTCTGCAGCAACGCGCGCAGTAGGGTCCTGAGCCAGGATCGAATCCAAGATCGCATCAGAGATTTGGTCTGCTACTTTGTCGGGGTGACCTTCAGAAACTGATTCGGAGGTGAAGAAGTAATCATTTGCCATTGCATATTCCTTTAAAAATTAACACGATCTATGGACAACTCGACGTGCCAGGAATTTCAACGGCGACGTTTTAGCAGAATTTATGAATCGCCCTGCAAGTTGCCTTAACTCAGCGATGGGTCAATTCTATTCGAAAAACATCACATTCATCAAGCGAAGCTGAAAATTTGGCCCTATCGCCCGCATTGAATATCATTAGAGGGTGTACAAACTCCTTCTCAAGCTCACCCTTGCTGCAATTGCAGTCTTGCCCTTATTCGTAGTTCAGGTGATTGGGGCTGCCTTAGGAATCTTCGCCTACGTAGGATCCAAACAATATCGATCACTTTTCCGTCCTCAATATGAGGCGGTTACTAAAAGCCATCATCTACCACTTCAAATCTGGAGTGCAGCGGCGGCCTCAGGGCAGCTCTTCTCAGACAGCTTATGGATTTGGCGAAATCCCAAAAAAGCTCTTTCCCTGGTTGAAATACAAGACTGGGATCTAGTTGAGGCAGCCATTAATGGAGGTCATGGCCTAGTCATGCTCACGCCACACCTAGGCGGCTTTGAAATCATTCCCCGAGTATTGGCTCAGCACTTTCCGGCCACCATCCTCTATCGCCCTTCTCGCCAAGAATGGCTCAATGAAGTAGTGGAAGAGGGTCGCGCCTATCCCAATATGCACTTCGTACCAACTAACCTGAATGGCGTTCGTCAAATGACGCGCGCCCTCACCCGCGGTGAAGCCATAGGGATTCTTCCAGATCAAGTACCGAGTGGCGGTGAAGGCGTATGGGTACCGTTCTTTGGGCGCTTAGCTTATACAACGCCACTGCCAGCACGCTTAGCCAATCGCAACAACACACCTGTTGTCATGTTTACCGCTAAACGCAAAGGGCTAGGCAAAGGCTGGCTCATGCAAGCCAAGAGGCTAGAGCCACTTTCTGAAGATTCCACACTGGCAGCGGCTGAACTGAACGTTGCCATTGAGAATGCCATCTTAGTTGCACCCAATCAATTCATCTGGGCGTATAACCGCTACAAACATCCAAGCGGAGCAGAATTGCCACCAAGTAATTAGTTAGTAAATTTATAATTTGCTCTCATGACCTGGTTACAAAATGTTTTTAATTTTCTAGCGCTGAGCTTGCTGCGCCTGTTTGCATTTTTACCCTATAGTTTCACTATTCAGATTGGCTATGGTCTTGGCTGGTTAGCAGCACATATATCCAATGAGCGTGCCAAGGTTGTAAAAACGAACTTGCGCCTGTGCTTTCCCAATCTATGCGAAGAGGAAATTCATTTCCTTGCGCTAGAGCACTGGAAATTATTTGGTCGTAGCGTGATGGAGAGAAGTCGCATCTGGCTTGGCAGTGGAAAACAGATTACTGATATCGTCACCATCAACTCTGCTATTACTCTAGGCGATCGTAAGCCACGACTCCTGATTAACCCCCACTTTATTGGACTTGAAGGTGGCTTTATGGCCCTCTCCGTCTTAGCAAGCGAGCATGACTGGCCTCGCGGTGCCGGCCTCTATCAAAATATGAAAAACCCCTTCTTCAATCAAAAAATGATTGAATGGAGAAATCGTTTCGGAGGGAAATCGATTGAGAGACAAAGCCGCTTACGTGATTTGATTCGGGAAATTCAGACGGGGAACTTTATTTTTATTGCACCCGATATTGATCTCGGTCCACGTGACTCTATTTTTGTACCCTTCTTTGGTATTCAGACAAATACGATTACCTCTGTGTCACGTTTAGCTAGGCTTAGTGGCGCAGAAGTTTGCCTCATGACTACCACCCTGAATCCTGATCGCAAAGCTTATACCTGCAATATCAGCACCCCACTTCCCAACTTCCCAACAGATGATGTGGAAGCGGATACTACGCGCCTGAATAAATACATAGAAGAGCTTGTTCGAGAAAGGCCGGCAGAGTACTATTGGGTACACAAACGCTTTAAGTATAGGCCGCCTGGCGAGCCTAGTCTTTATAACTAATTGGAATTCTTGTGAGCACGAATTTAACCAGGCCTGCACGCACATTACGCTTTACCAAAATGCATGGTGCAGGCAATGACTTCATTGTGCTCAATGGGATTGATCAAGATCTCACCAACATCACCCGCGAGCAATGGCAAAAACTAGCGCACCGTCAGCTTGGCATTGGCGCCGATCAAATTCTGCTCGTTGAAAAAGCTACGCGCCCCGATGCTGACTTTCGTTATCGCATTTTTAATTCTGATGGCGGTGAAGTTGAGCAATGTGGCAATGGCTCACGTTGCTTTGTACGCTTTGTGATCGACCAAGGCCTTTCTACGAAGAATCCCTTACGTGTAGAAGTGGCCCACACTGTTCTCATCCTGAAGTCTCATGATGATGGTCAGGTGGAAGTGGATATGGGTACGCCGATTTTTGAGCATCACCAAATTCCTTTTAATGCGAGCGACCTAGCAAGTAAGCAAGAGTTTCATGAAATGCTGTATGCGCTACCCATTAAAGCTCCTGCCGCACACGACAGCTGGATCGGTGTTGTCTCGATGGGCAATCCTCATGCAGTACAAGTAGTGGGCGATATCGATAGCGCGCCTGTACTCGAAGAGGGTCCATCAATTGAAAAAAATCCTGTATTTCCAAAACGCGTGAATGCAGGCTATATGCAAATCCTGAATCGCCATGAAATCCAATTGCGCGTCTATGAGCGCGGCGCTGGCGAGACTCTCGCTTGTGGCACTGGCGCATGCGCTGCAGTGGTTTCAGGCATTCGTCGTGGCTTGCTTGACTCACCGGTGAAGGTGCGTACCCGCGGGGGCGATTTACAAATTGCCTGGGGCGGCCTCATCAATGAAGTGATTCAACCTGTGATCATGACCGGTCCAGCCATTACCGTATTCGAAGGCGAGGTAAAAATCTAAGAGCGGGGCTAGACAGTTTCTGTAACCACTCTTAGATTAAATGCCGTATTTTTCGCGATAAGCTTTTACCGCTGGCAGGTAACTTGTTAAATCCGCGTTGCTCGAGGCGGTTAAGAAAGTCATCAAGTCTGCCAGGCTCGCAATTGCTATCACTGGTAAGCCAAATTCTTGCTCAACGGCTTGAACTGCTGACTTGTCACCAACTTCAGTAGCAGTCCCTGACTTCTCCATACGATCCAAGGCAATTAATACTGCTGCAGGCTCAGCACCCGCCTCACGAATGAGTTTGACAGACTCTCGCACAGACGTACCTGCAGAAATCACATCATCAATGATGACCACCTTGCCTTTTACTGGGGCACCTACCAATGAACCGCCCTCGCCATGGTCTTTTGCTTCTTTCCGGTTGTAGGCATAAGGCACATTAAGACCAGTATCAGCCAATGCAATTGCTGTTGCGGCAGCCAAAGTAATTCCCTTATAAGCAGGGCCATACAGCATGTCGTACTGGAGACCAGACTCTTGCAGGGCTTTGGCGTAATAACGGCCTAGCGCACTTAAGCGAGCGCCATCGTTGAACCCACCGGCATTAAAGAAATAAGGTGAAAGGCGCCCCGCTTTAGTTTTAAACTCCCCAAATGACAAAACATTTGCCTCTAGGGCAAATTGAATAAAGTTATCTTGATTTGAATTTTTTGAGCTCATAGGCCTATATGTTACGCATCATTTCTGCCAACCTCAACGGTATCCGCTCGGCGGTCAAAAAAGGCTTCTTGCCCTGGGCCATAAAGCAAAAGGCAGACTTTGTCTGCATGCAGGAGCTTAAGGCTCAACAAGACGATTTGGAAGATGCCATCCTCAACCCAGATGGCCTGCACGGCTTCTTTCATCATGCCGAAAAAAAGGGCTACAGCGGTTGCGGCATCTATACCCCACATCAGCCTGACAAGGTGCTCTATGGCTATGGTAATGAAGAGTTTGATGCTGAGGGGCGTTATGTCGAAGCTCGGTTTAAAAATCTTTCAGTGATTTCCGTGTACATGCCCTCAGGCTCAAGCTCACCAGAAAGGCAGGAAGCTAAGTATCGTTATCTCGACTCTTTCTTACCGCATCTAGTAGAACTTAAGAAATCAGGTCGTGAGATTGTGCTGTGCGGGGATGTCAATATTGCCCATAATGAGATTGACCTCAAGAACTGGAAAGGCAATCTTAAGAACTCCGGATTTTTACCAGAAGAGCGCGCTTGGTTGACAAACCTATTTAGTAAAGTTGGTTTTGTAGATGTCTACAGAAAACTAGAACCCGAGACTACGGATACCTGCTACACCTGGTGGAGTAATCGTGGTCAAGCGTATGCAAAAAATGTTGGTTGGCGCATCGACTATCACATCACCACTCCCGGGATTGCAGCAAGCGCCAAAAATACTACTGTGTATAAAGATGATCGCTTTTCAGATCACGCGCCACTGACAGTAGATTACGACTGGTCTATTTAAAAACCTGTGAGTCGTGCTTTTTAAATTCCACCACTTTGAAATGAATAGTGAGCCAAATCAGAATTAATACTGGCGCACCAATAACTGCAGTGCTAATAAAAAAGTTTGAGTAGCCAAAGTGATTTACAAAGACGCCTGAGAACCCAGCCAACCACTTTGGCAATAAGAGCATCATTGAACTAAACAAGGCGTACTGCGTTGCGGAGTACTGAATATTCGTTAGCGCCGATAAGAAGGCAATGAAAGCAGCTGTGGCAATTCCAGAACTCAGATTATCAGCCGAGATAACCCAGATCAAGCCATGCAAGTCATGGCCCTGCGTGGCAAGCCAAGCAAATAACAAGTTACTGACAGCCGATAAAATTGCACCCAGAAACAAAATCCGCATCACGCCAAAACGTAAGGTAAGGACGCCTCCGACGAAGGCGCCGACCAATGTCATCACTACCCCAAAGACTTTGCTCACTGCTGCCACTTCATCTTTGGTGTAACCCATGTCCACATAAAATGGGTTGGCCATAATTCCCATCACCACATCACTAATGCGATAGATGGCAATTAAGGACAAAATTAAAATAGCGTGCCAACCGTAACGTTGAATAAAATCTGTAAATGGCTCAATTAAAGTTTGATGTAGCCACGCTTTTGCATTTCGGGCTTTTGCTAGCTCAATGCGAACAGGCTCTTTACTAAACAAGGTAGTAAGCACACCAACACTGATAGAGAACGCCATACAAAGATAAGCAAATTGCCAGGCGGCTGGATCATAGCCAGTAGCACCAGCTTCAGCGCGGGCGGCTAACCAGAGAACACCAGCACCAGACCAAATTAAAGCTAATCGATAGCCTGTTTGATAAGTAGCCGCCAGAGCCGCCTGGTGATCACTATCTGCAGACTCAATCCGGAAAGCATCCAAAGCAATATCTTGAGTTGCAGAACCAAATGCAACTAGCAGTGCACACCACACAATCGGCGTCAGCTGCACTTTAGGATCAATACTGGCCATACCGACTAGACCAACAATAATTAGAAATTGCGCAAAAAGTAGCCAGCTACGCCTTCTGCCAAAAAATCTTGACAATAAGGGAATAGATAATCGATCTACCAAGGGAGCCCACATCCACTTAAAGGCATAAATCAAGCCAACCCAAGTGAGGTACCCAATCGTGCTGCGATCAATGCCAGCCTCTCGCAACCAAAAGCTGAGTGTTCCCAAAACCAGCAGCAGGGGTAGACCAGCGGAGAAGCCCAAGAAGAGCATTCGAAGACATGGCCATTCGAGATAAACCCGAAAATCTTTCAGCCAGGACTGAGCACTACTAAGCACGTCGAACGCGGAACAGCGCTAAGCTTCCAAAAAGATTGGGCATCAAGGTAACTTGCCGCCCCTCATGCAGGATGCATTGATCCAGAATCTGTAAGCCTAAGCTCGAAGCTAATTTTTCAAAATCAGCCACTGTGAGAACGCGTACATTGGGTGTGTTGTACCACTGATATGGCAGGCTTTTAGAAACTGGCATACGGCCAAAGCCAACGGCTAAGCGATGCGACCAATGACCAAAGTTCGGAAAAGAAACAACCGACTCTTTGCCAACCCGGACGACTTCACGCAAGATCTTTTCAGTTTCATGAATAGTTTGCAGCGTTTGTGAGAGGACAACTGTATCAAAACTATTATTCTCAAAGAGCGCCAAGCCCCCTTCCAGATTTTGCTGAATAACGTTCAAACCTTTTTGCACACAAGAAAGTACGCGCGCATCGTCAATCTCAACTCCATAAGCGTGCACAGGTTTCTGTTTTTGCAAATATTCTAAAAAGCTACCATCACCGCAACCGAGATCAAGCACTTCACTATTAGGTGCAATCCAATTCGCTATTGCGGCAAAGTCTGTGCGCTTCATGCCTTCACCTCGAGCATTTGTTCAAAATAAGCACGAATCAAGTTGTGATAACGCGGGTCATCCAACAAGAAAGCATCATGCCCATGCGGAGCATCAATTTCTGCATAACTGACTTCACTCTTATTGCTAAGTAAAGACTCCACAATCTCACGACTACGATTAGGTGGGAAACGCCAATCAGTAGAAAAACTCACAACTAAAAACTTAGCCTGTACTTCGGCTAGAGCGCGATTTAAGCTGCCTTCATAACGACGAGAAGGATCGAAATAATCTAGCGCCCTAGTAATTAGCAAATACGTGTTGGCATCAAAGTAAACAGAGAACTTGTCACCTTGATGGCGCAAATAGCTTTCAACCTCAAACTCCACATCAAAGCTAAAGCGATAGTCTTGAGACTCGCCGCTAGGTCTTTGCAGCTCGCGCCCAAATTTTTCAGCCATATCATCGTCAGATAAATAAGTGATATGTCCGACCATGCGAGCCAACTTGAGGCCGCGCTTAGGCACTACGCCATATTCGTAGTAATTACCACCATAAAAATCTGGGTCAGACAAAATTGCATTGCGAGCTACTTCATTAAATGCAATGTTCTGTGCACTCAATTTTGGCGTCGACGCAATTACTAAACAATGTGCAAGACGTTTTGGGAACTGGATAGCCCAAGCTAATGCCTGCATGCCACCTAAGCTTCCGCCCATGACTGCAGCAAAACGACGAATGCCCAACTTATCGGCCAAGCGCGCTTGGGTGTTTACCCAATCTTCCACCGTAATTACCGGGAAGTCTGCGCCATAGGGTTTCTTAGTGGCAGGATTGATACTCATAGGACCAGTGGATCCAAAGCAAGATCCTAAATTATTAACGCCAATCACAAAGAAGTGATTGGTATCTACAGGCTTGCCCGGCCCAATCATGTTGTCCCACCATCCGATATCTTTTGCATCATCAGGATTGGGTCCAGCCACATGATGTGATGCATTGAGTGCGTGACAAACTAGGACAGCATTACTTTTATCGGCATTAAGCTTGCCGTACGTTTCAATAACTAAATCGTAGCCCGATAAAATGGCGCCACTTTGCAAAGGCAAGGGCTCGGCAAAGTGGATAGTATTTCTAGAGAGATGTAGCTCGCTCATTCGGATAGAAGAATGCGAAGACTGATGTCAGACGCTTCAGTTGGAAGCTTTTTAAAGCCGCTACGAGCAAAGCGATGCCAACGGCCCAAAACATAACTCATCAACATCGCCGCACGGATGCTGACTTCATCTTGAGATACATTTGCCCACGTACCGCCTTGAGTTTGGGCAATACGCAGTGCCTGCTTTAAAGATGTCTCAACACGATCAAGCACTTGTGTAATGCGCTCTTGTAAGCGATCGTCTTCTTGCAATAGAGCGTCGCCCAAAAGTACGCGGGTCATGCCGGGATTCTTTTCTGCAAAGAATAAGAGCATCTGCAAAATTCCACGCGCTTGCGCAAGTCCAGACTCTTCTTTTTGATTAATCTGGTTAATCAGACCAAAAACCGTTTGCTCAATAAATGAAATCAGACCCTCAAACATCTGCGCCTTACTGGCGAAATGTCGATAGAGTGCCGCTTCTGAGACTTGAATTTTTGCTGCCAATGCTGCAGTTGTTACTCGCTCACCCTTGGGGTTTTGCAACATCTCTGCCAATACTTGCAAAATCTGGAGGCGACGCTCACCTGGACGTGGGCGCTTACGTGTCTTGCCCTCTTCGGCAGTTGTCGTCTCAATCTCTGAGGCGCTAGGATCAAAAGAATCACGCATATTTATATCTCTTGTTCAACTCTTAGCGGGAACGAATCATCGTACCGAATGCTTGCTCTGTCAGAATCTCCAGTAATAAGGAGTGCTCAATTCGTCCATCAATAATGTGTACTGAATTTACGCCACTCTTTGCCGCATCTAATGCAGAAGAAATCTTTGGCAACATGCCACCAGAAATGGTGCCGTCAGCAAATAAGCCATCAATTTCACGTGCAGTCAGGTCGGTTAAAAGCGTACCGCTCTTATCCATTACACCTGGAATATTGGTCATCATAACTAATTTTTCTGCATGCAAAATTTCTGCCATCTTGCCAGCCACCAAGTCAGCATTAATATTGTAGGCCTGACCCTCTTCGCTAAATCCGATTGGAGAGATCACCGGAATAAAGGCATCATCCTGCAACGCTTTTACAACTGCAGGGTTAATCGTATCAATCTCACCAACAAAACCTAAATCAATAGTTCCGCCAGGCTTCTTTTCGTCGGCAACCAGCATCTTCTTTGCACGAATCAAGCCACCATCTTTGCCAGTCAAACCAACCGCTTGGCCACCAAAGTGATTAATCAACATCACAATATCTTGCTGCACTTCACCGCCCAGAACCCACTCAACCACTTCCATGGTCTCTTCATCGGTCACGCGCATGCCTTGAATAAAAGTGCCAGTCTTACCAATCTTTTTCAGAGCTTCATCAATTTGTGGGCCGCCGCCATGCACCACTACTGGGTTCATACCAACCAGCTTCAGCAAAATGACATCGCGTGCAAAGCTTTCCTTCAGGCGCTCTTCAACCATGGCGTTTCCACCGTACTTAATCACAATGGTCTTACCGTGATAAGCGCGAATGTAAGGCAAGGCCTCGGCCAAAATCTCCGCCTTTAATAAAGGAGAGATGTCACTAATAGTTGGGGATTGCTTTGTCATTGCTACTTTTATATTCGGTCTACTGATTAATCGCCAAACAACTTTTGACGCAGTTCACGACGTTCTTGCGCCTCTAGCGAGAGATTGGCCGTTGGGCGTGCAATGAGGCGGTTCAGGCCAATCGGCTCACCAGTCTCTTCACACCAACCGTAATCACCAGACTCAATACGGGCTAAGGCCTGCTCAACTTTTTTCAAGAGCTTGCGCTCACGATCACGCGTGCGCAACTCTAGAGCATGTTCCTCTTCAATCGTTGCCCGATCCGCTGGATCAGGAACTAAAATATTTTCGCGCAAATGCTCTGTTGTTTCCGAGGCATTTTTCAGAATGTCGCCCTTTAAGGTCAATAACTTCTGACGGAAAAAATCTAACTGGCCGGCATTCATATAGTCCTTTTCGGACATCTTGAGTAATTCAGCTTCTGTTAAAGGGGCACCTTTGGCAGCTTTTGTGCTTGCCGCTTTACTAGGGGCTTTTGCTGCAGCCGTAGATTTCGTTGGTGTTTTTACCGTCATTTCATTCTTTCCATGGATCTAAATCATTATTACTTCATTCTGCCAAATTTTTACTACCCTTTTAGCCAATATTTATTAATGTTGGCCGTGGCGCGGGATTGTACTTTAAATTTCCTAGACCAAACAGCCCTCAAGCCCAGCCAGCAGGGTGTCTTTGGGCAAATCTATTCCAATAAAGACCATGC from Polynucleobacter duraquae encodes:
- the argB gene encoding acetylglutamate kinase, with the protein product MTKQSPTISDISPLLKAEILAEALPYIRAYHGKTIVIKYGGNAMVEERLKESFARDVILLKLVGMNPVVVHGGGPQIDEALKKIGKTGTFIQGMRVTDEETMEVVEWVLGGEVQQDIVMLINHFGGQAVGLTGKDGGLIRAKKMLVADEKKPGGTIDLGFVGEIDTINPAVVKALQDDAFIPVISPIGFSEEGQAYNINADLVAGKMAEILHAEKLVMMTNIPGVMDKSGTLLTDLTAREIDGLFADGTISGGMLPKISSALDAAKSGVNSVHIIDGRIEHSLLLEILTEQAFGTMIRSR
- the dksA gene encoding RNA polymerase-binding protein DksA produces the protein MSEKDYMNAGQLDFFRQKLLTLKGDILKNASETTEHLRENILVPDPADRATIEEEHALELRTRDRERKLLKKVEQALARIESGDYGWCEETGEPIGLNRLIARPTANLSLEAQERRELRQKLFGD
- the slmA gene encoding nucleoid occlusion factor SlmA, giving the protein MRDSFDPSASEIETTTAEEGKTRKRPRPGERRLQILQVLAEMLQNPKGERVTTAALAAKIQVSEAALYRHFASKAQMFEGLISFIEQTVFGLINQINQKEESGLAQARGILQMLLFFAEKNPGMTRVLLGDALLQEDDRLQERITQVLDRVETSLKQALRIAQTQGGTWANVSQDEVSIRAAMLMSYVLGRWHRFARSGFKKLPTEASDISLRILLSE